In one window of Melospiza melodia melodia isolate bMelMel2 chromosome 21, bMelMel2.pri, whole genome shotgun sequence DNA:
- the SERPINF2 gene encoding alpha-2-antiplasmin isoform X3 has product MGFLWGLLCLAALHSLPRLAHGIEQHRLFLDKDGKLRDVKSAGIAQSDLVGAIPALPEGKMVEFSYDSFQEKDGAMSAFPSTLPDSRHAWNSEDEAGAGGCRGEKSPGENASAEEEGDKSCEMTWKTSQKLADGLMRFSIDLLREVELESNRSNVVLSPLSIALALSHLALGAANQTEKRLLEVMHLESVPCLHQMLGTLGRRLSESTLSLGSRLYLQKGFEVKEKFLEDSEKFYGAKPKTLSGINQDDLVAINNWVKDVTHGKIPSFLQQLPQNTVMLLLNAIYFHGFWRNKFNASFTGPDVFHLDNEFVVPVEMMKAHQYPLSWFTLESQDIQVAKFPFKSNASFVVIVPNHNTRDTSHVLENFPYKQLCRLFPREVPTMVKIPKIKLDLKLELNQVLSQMGLQELFTSPNLQKITEEPLFVSSVQHQATLELREDGVEASAATSVVLSRSVSAFSLDRPFVFIIFEDETGIPLFIGSVQNPNPDAAPQIREPQDSGEATDANKNRVPK; this is encoded by the exons ATGGGGTTCCTCTGggggctgctctgcctggctgctctgcacagcctCCCAAGG ctgGCACATGGCATCGAGCAGCACCGTCTGTTCCTGGACAAGGATGGGAAGCTGAGG GATGTGAAAAGTGCTGGAATTGCGCAGTCAGATTTGGTGggagccatcccagccctgccagaaggAAAGATGGTAGAATTTAGTTATGACAGCTTCCAGGAGAAGGATGGAGCCATGTCAGCATTCCCCAGCACCCTGCCAGACTCGAGGCATGCCTGGAACTCAGAAGATGAAGCCGGGGCTGGGGGCTGTCGTGGGGAGAAATCACCTGGGGAAAATGCCTCTGCTGAAGAGGAGGGAGATAAAAGCTGTGAGATGACTTGGAAGACGAGCCAGAAGCTGGCAGATGGCTTGATGAGATTCAGCATTGATCTCCTGAGAGAGGTGGAGCTGGAGTCCAACAGAAGCAACGTGGTCCTGTCCCCCCTGAGCATCGCCCtcgccctgtcccacctggctctGG GGGCAGCAAATCAGACAGAGAAGCGTTTGCTGGAGGTGATGCACCTGGAGTCAGTGCCCTGCCTCCACCAGATGCTGGGCACCCTTGGCAGGAGGCTCTCAGAGTCCACCCTGAGCCTGGGGTCACGTCTGTACCTGCAGAAAG GGTTTGAGGTGAAAGAGAAGTTCCTGGAGGATTCAGAGAAATTCTATGGAGCAAAGCCCAAGACCCTTTCTGGGATCAATCAGGACGACCTCGTGGCCATAAACAACTGGGTAAAGGATGTCACTCATGGAAAAATTCCCtccttcctccagcagctccctcagaacACAGTGATGCTCCTGCTCAATGCCATCTATTTCCACG gGTTTTGGAGGAATAAGTTTAATGCAAGCTTCACTGGGCCAGATGTGTTCCACCTTGACAATGAGTTTGTGGTCCCAGTTGAGATGATGAAAGCCCACCAGTACCCCCTGAGCTGGTTTACCCTGGAGTCCCAGGATATTCAG GTGGCCAAGTTTCCCTTCAAGAGCAATGCGAGTTTTGTGGTCATTGTACCAAACCACAAcaccagggacacctctcacGTGCTGGAGAACTTCCCTTACAAACAACTGTGCAGGCTCTTCCCCAGAGAGGTGCCCACCATGGTGAAGATCCCCAAAATAAAGCTGGACCTCAAGCTGGAACTCAACCAGGTTCTCAGCCAAATGG GCCTCCAGGAGCTGTTCACGAGCCCAAATCTCCAGAAGATCACAGAGGAGCCTCTCTTTGTGTCCAGTGTCCAGCACCAGGCCACCCTGGAGCTCAGAGAAGATGGGGTGGAGGCCTCTGCTGCCACCAGTGTGGTGCTGTCACGCTCGGTCTCTGCCTTCAGCCTCGACAGGCCCTTTGTCTTCATCATCTTTGAGGATGAAACAGGGATCCCACTTTTCATTGGCAGTGTCCAGAACCCCAACCCAGATGCTGCTCCCCAGATCCGAGAGCCACAGGACTCGGGTGAAGCCACAGATGCCAACAAGAACCGCGTGCCCAAataa
- the SERPINF2 gene encoding alpha-2-antiplasmin isoform X1 codes for MGSECKVQPLANYFCWWEFWIFKDVLKPQQPQKRVPISKSTRGSLFSPREMFTRMLWVNICLPNSQTGGGAEGHCWEGGAGPELCVPHAELLDRLKQLPAPTWTSTASALFISPLLSTSSRANLFGQVDNSLPAELNRQSLQLEITHSSPGWSLCSRKMGFLWGLLCLAALHSLPRLAHGIEQHRLFLDKDGKLRDVKSAGIAQSDLVGAIPALPEGKMVEFSYDSFQEKDGAMSAFPSTLPDSRHAWNSEDEAGAGGCRGEKSPGENASAEEEGDKSCEMTWKTSQKLADGLMRFSIDLLREVELESNRSNVVLSPLSIALALSHLALGAANQTEKRLLEVMHLESVPCLHQMLGTLGRRLSESTLSLGSRLYLQKGFEVKEKFLEDSEKFYGAKPKTLSGINQDDLVAINNWVKDVTHGKIPSFLQQLPQNTVMLLLNAIYFHGFWRNKFNASFTGPDVFHLDNEFVVPVEMMKAHQYPLSWFTLESQDIQVAKFPFKSNASFVVIVPNHNTRDTSHVLENFPYKQLCRLFPREVPTMVKIPKIKLDLKLELNQVLSQMGLQELFTSPNLQKITEEPLFVSSVQHQATLELREDGVEASAATSVVLSRSVSAFSLDRPFVFIIFEDETGIPLFIGSVQNPNPDAAPQIREPQDSGEATDANKNRVPK; via the exons ATGGGGAGTGAATGCAAAGTGCAGCCACTTGCAAATTACTTCTGCTGGTGGGAGTTTTGGATCTTTAAGGATGTCTTGaagccccagcagccccaaaaGCGTGTCCCCATCTCCAAAAGCACCAGAGGTTCGCTCTTCTCCCCCAGAGAAATGTTTACCCGGATGCTGTGGGTCAATATTTGCCTGCCAAATTCTCAAACAGGGGGTGGTGCTGAAGGtcactgctgggaagggggggctgGACCAGAGCTCTGTGTGCCCCATGCAGAGCTGCTGGACAGGCTAAAGCAGCTGCCAGCTCCAACGTGGACATCAACAGCCTCAG CTTTGTTCATCTCCCCGTTGCTTTCCACGAGCTCCCGTGCCAACCTGTTTGGCCAGGTTGATAATTCTCTCCCTGCAGAGCTGAACAGGCAGAGCTTGCAGCTGGAAATAACTCACTCCTCTCCCGGCTGGTCCTTGTGTTCCAGGAAAATGGGGTTCCTCTGggggctgctctgcctggctgctctgcacagcctCCCAAGG ctgGCACATGGCATCGAGCAGCACCGTCTGTTCCTGGACAAGGATGGGAAGCTGAGG GATGTGAAAAGTGCTGGAATTGCGCAGTCAGATTTGGTGggagccatcccagccctgccagaaggAAAGATGGTAGAATTTAGTTATGACAGCTTCCAGGAGAAGGATGGAGCCATGTCAGCATTCCCCAGCACCCTGCCAGACTCGAGGCATGCCTGGAACTCAGAAGATGAAGCCGGGGCTGGGGGCTGTCGTGGGGAGAAATCACCTGGGGAAAATGCCTCTGCTGAAGAGGAGGGAGATAAAAGCTGTGAGATGACTTGGAAGACGAGCCAGAAGCTGGCAGATGGCTTGATGAGATTCAGCATTGATCTCCTGAGAGAGGTGGAGCTGGAGTCCAACAGAAGCAACGTGGTCCTGTCCCCCCTGAGCATCGCCCtcgccctgtcccacctggctctGG GGGCAGCAAATCAGACAGAGAAGCGTTTGCTGGAGGTGATGCACCTGGAGTCAGTGCCCTGCCTCCACCAGATGCTGGGCACCCTTGGCAGGAGGCTCTCAGAGTCCACCCTGAGCCTGGGGTCACGTCTGTACCTGCAGAAAG GGTTTGAGGTGAAAGAGAAGTTCCTGGAGGATTCAGAGAAATTCTATGGAGCAAAGCCCAAGACCCTTTCTGGGATCAATCAGGACGACCTCGTGGCCATAAACAACTGGGTAAAGGATGTCACTCATGGAAAAATTCCCtccttcctccagcagctccctcagaacACAGTGATGCTCCTGCTCAATGCCATCTATTTCCACG gGTTTTGGAGGAATAAGTTTAATGCAAGCTTCACTGGGCCAGATGTGTTCCACCTTGACAATGAGTTTGTGGTCCCAGTTGAGATGATGAAAGCCCACCAGTACCCCCTGAGCTGGTTTACCCTGGAGTCCCAGGATATTCAG GTGGCCAAGTTTCCCTTCAAGAGCAATGCGAGTTTTGTGGTCATTGTACCAAACCACAAcaccagggacacctctcacGTGCTGGAGAACTTCCCTTACAAACAACTGTGCAGGCTCTTCCCCAGAGAGGTGCCCACCATGGTGAAGATCCCCAAAATAAAGCTGGACCTCAAGCTGGAACTCAACCAGGTTCTCAGCCAAATGG GCCTCCAGGAGCTGTTCACGAGCCCAAATCTCCAGAAGATCACAGAGGAGCCTCTCTTTGTGTCCAGTGTCCAGCACCAGGCCACCCTGGAGCTCAGAGAAGATGGGGTGGAGGCCTCTGCTGCCACCAGTGTGGTGCTGTCACGCTCGGTCTCTGCCTTCAGCCTCGACAGGCCCTTTGTCTTCATCATCTTTGAGGATGAAACAGGGATCCCACTTTTCATTGGCAGTGTCCAGAACCCCAACCCAGATGCTGCTCCCCAGATCCGAGAGCCACAGGACTCGGGTGAAGCCACAGATGCCAACAAGAACCGCGTGCCCAAataa
- the SERPINF2 gene encoding alpha-2-antiplasmin isoform X2: protein MGSECKVQPLANYFCWWEFWIFKDVLKPQQPQKRVPISKSTRGSLFSPREMFTRMLWVNICLPNSQTGGGAEGHCWEGGAGPELCVPHAELLDRLKQLPAPTWTSTASELNRQSLQLEITHSSPGWSLCSRKMGFLWGLLCLAALHSLPRLAHGIEQHRLFLDKDGKLRDVKSAGIAQSDLVGAIPALPEGKMVEFSYDSFQEKDGAMSAFPSTLPDSRHAWNSEDEAGAGGCRGEKSPGENASAEEEGDKSCEMTWKTSQKLADGLMRFSIDLLREVELESNRSNVVLSPLSIALALSHLALGAANQTEKRLLEVMHLESVPCLHQMLGTLGRRLSESTLSLGSRLYLQKGFEVKEKFLEDSEKFYGAKPKTLSGINQDDLVAINNWVKDVTHGKIPSFLQQLPQNTVMLLLNAIYFHGFWRNKFNASFTGPDVFHLDNEFVVPVEMMKAHQYPLSWFTLESQDIQVAKFPFKSNASFVVIVPNHNTRDTSHVLENFPYKQLCRLFPREVPTMVKIPKIKLDLKLELNQVLSQMGLQELFTSPNLQKITEEPLFVSSVQHQATLELREDGVEASAATSVVLSRSVSAFSLDRPFVFIIFEDETGIPLFIGSVQNPNPDAAPQIREPQDSGEATDANKNRVPK from the exons ATGGGGAGTGAATGCAAAGTGCAGCCACTTGCAAATTACTTCTGCTGGTGGGAGTTTTGGATCTTTAAGGATGTCTTGaagccccagcagccccaaaaGCGTGTCCCCATCTCCAAAAGCACCAGAGGTTCGCTCTTCTCCCCCAGAGAAATGTTTACCCGGATGCTGTGGGTCAATATTTGCCTGCCAAATTCTCAAACAGGGGGTGGTGCTGAAGGtcactgctgggaagggggggctgGACCAGAGCTCTGTGTGCCCCATGCAGAGCTGCTGGACAGGCTAAAGCAGCTGCCAGCTCCAACGTGGACATCAACAGCCTCAG AGCTGAACAGGCAGAGCTTGCAGCTGGAAATAACTCACTCCTCTCCCGGCTGGTCCTTGTGTTCCAGGAAAATGGGGTTCCTCTGggggctgctctgcctggctgctctgcacagcctCCCAAGG ctgGCACATGGCATCGAGCAGCACCGTCTGTTCCTGGACAAGGATGGGAAGCTGAGG GATGTGAAAAGTGCTGGAATTGCGCAGTCAGATTTGGTGggagccatcccagccctgccagaaggAAAGATGGTAGAATTTAGTTATGACAGCTTCCAGGAGAAGGATGGAGCCATGTCAGCATTCCCCAGCACCCTGCCAGACTCGAGGCATGCCTGGAACTCAGAAGATGAAGCCGGGGCTGGGGGCTGTCGTGGGGAGAAATCACCTGGGGAAAATGCCTCTGCTGAAGAGGAGGGAGATAAAAGCTGTGAGATGACTTGGAAGACGAGCCAGAAGCTGGCAGATGGCTTGATGAGATTCAGCATTGATCTCCTGAGAGAGGTGGAGCTGGAGTCCAACAGAAGCAACGTGGTCCTGTCCCCCCTGAGCATCGCCCtcgccctgtcccacctggctctGG GGGCAGCAAATCAGACAGAGAAGCGTTTGCTGGAGGTGATGCACCTGGAGTCAGTGCCCTGCCTCCACCAGATGCTGGGCACCCTTGGCAGGAGGCTCTCAGAGTCCACCCTGAGCCTGGGGTCACGTCTGTACCTGCAGAAAG GGTTTGAGGTGAAAGAGAAGTTCCTGGAGGATTCAGAGAAATTCTATGGAGCAAAGCCCAAGACCCTTTCTGGGATCAATCAGGACGACCTCGTGGCCATAAACAACTGGGTAAAGGATGTCACTCATGGAAAAATTCCCtccttcctccagcagctccctcagaacACAGTGATGCTCCTGCTCAATGCCATCTATTTCCACG gGTTTTGGAGGAATAAGTTTAATGCAAGCTTCACTGGGCCAGATGTGTTCCACCTTGACAATGAGTTTGTGGTCCCAGTTGAGATGATGAAAGCCCACCAGTACCCCCTGAGCTGGTTTACCCTGGAGTCCCAGGATATTCAG GTGGCCAAGTTTCCCTTCAAGAGCAATGCGAGTTTTGTGGTCATTGTACCAAACCACAAcaccagggacacctctcacGTGCTGGAGAACTTCCCTTACAAACAACTGTGCAGGCTCTTCCCCAGAGAGGTGCCCACCATGGTGAAGATCCCCAAAATAAAGCTGGACCTCAAGCTGGAACTCAACCAGGTTCTCAGCCAAATGG GCCTCCAGGAGCTGTTCACGAGCCCAAATCTCCAGAAGATCACAGAGGAGCCTCTCTTTGTGTCCAGTGTCCAGCACCAGGCCACCCTGGAGCTCAGAGAAGATGGGGTGGAGGCCTCTGCTGCCACCAGTGTGGTGCTGTCACGCTCGGTCTCTGCCTTCAGCCTCGACAGGCCCTTTGTCTTCATCATCTTTGAGGATGAAACAGGGATCCCACTTTTCATTGGCAGTGTCCAGAACCCCAACCCAGATGCTGCTCCCCAGATCCGAGAGCCACAGGACTCGGGTGAAGCCACAGATGCCAACAAGAACCGCGTGCCCAAataa